A genomic region of Bacteroidales bacterium contains the following coding sequences:
- a CDS encoding YfiR family protein, with translation MRNFLFLSSVLLLLSINVNGQDEKLKANYIYNIVKYINWPESYQTGDFVIGVLGSSKVTPELKKIAATKKVTSQKISVIEFNSTDEISKCNVLFINDLSSGLIKVVVTKLGYSPTLIIGESRGLAITGAGINFVTKGDALGFEINKISIRQKGLQVDSKLKALAL, from the coding sequence ATGAGGAATTTTTTATTCTTATCAAGCGTTCTATTACTTCTATCAATAAATGTGAATGGGCAAGACGAAAAACTTAAAGCCAATTACATTTATAATATTGTTAAGTATATAAATTGGCCAGAATCTTATCAGACAGGCGATTTTGTAATTGGTGTTCTTGGATCCAGTAAAGTAACTCCGGAATTAAAAAAAATTGCGGCTACAAAAAAAGTAACTTCTCAAAAGATATCAGTTATAGAGTTTAACTCTACAGACGAAATATCAAAATGTAATGTTTTATTTATTAATGATTTAAGTAGCGGTTTAATTAAAGTTGTTGTAACCAAACTTGGCTATAGTCCCACTCTAATTATTGGAGAATCCAGAGGTTTAGCTATCACGGGAGCTGGAATTAATTTTGTTACAAAAGGTGATGCCCTAGGTTTTGAAATAAATAAAATCTCAATAAGACAAAAAGGTCTTCAAGTTGATTCTAAACTAAAAGCTTTGGCTCTTTAA
- a CDS encoding right-handed parallel beta-helix repeat-containing protein: MRLNRITTNSAVKLIGTSLTFSNNSVHHSGSKGFEFDYSGFEAISNNTIDNNALHAMELPATAINTIGTGNTFTCASGYGIDVNSGDISTPITWKKQTVSYYINVGININANLTIEEETILKFGSSGTIDVGYSNNAVLTAVGSTINPIIFTSSATTPAAGVWEGINLWDNSDNTIFDYCEFQYAGKGSSATRAAIKSFGSTFTVSNSKFKFCGGWGVYNDANTVFTNTSNTFEACNLGTVGFD; the protein is encoded by the coding sequence ATTAGGCTAAATAGGATCACTACAAATAGTGCAGTTAAACTCATAGGTACATCCTTAACTTTTAGCAATAATTCAGTACATCACTCTGGCAGTAAAGGGTTTGAATTTGACTATAGTGGCTTTGAAGCAATATCGAATAACACTATTGATAACAACGCACTTCATGCTATGGAATTACCAGCCACTGCAATTAACACAATCGGAACAGGTAATACTTTCACCTGTGCATCGGGTTATGGTATTGATGTAAATAGTGGTGATATTTCAACCCCAATAACATGGAAAAAGCAAACAGTGTCTTACTATATCAATGTTGGAATTAATATAAATGCAAACCTAACAATTGAGGAAGAAACTATTTTAAAATTCGGTTCAAGTGGTACAATTGATGTAGGTTACAGCAACAATGCAGTTCTCACAGCAGTTGGATCTACTATCAATCCAATAATCTTCACAAGTTCAGCTACAACGCCTGCTGCAGGAGTTTGGGAAGGTATTAATTTGTGGGACAATTCAGACAATACAATATTCGATTATTGTGAATTCCAGTATGCTGGTAAAGGAAGTTCAGCTACAAGAGCTGCAATTAAATCATTCGGTTCAACATTTACTGTATCCAATAGTAAGTTCAAATTCTGTGGCGGTTGGGGTGTTTATAATGATGCAAATACAGTATTTACCAATACTAGTAACACCTTTGAAGCATGTAATCTTGGTACGGTTGGTTTTGATTAG
- a CDS encoding phosphoesterase: MIIQIASDLHNEFGILDLDFESIDLLILAGDIHVGERGLLWIKEQVKKVPVLYVLGNHEYYRNSYPKLLKKLKEGSRESNIHILEKDSITIDGITFHGTTLWTNFELFGNPRIAGIEAQQKMNDYKLIRIDPSYSKLRSIDTHLFHYESLEWLRNSLEKSKTSKNVIITHHGPSILSLLPEYREELISAAFVSNLEDFIKEMKPELWIHGHIHNCLDYTIENTRVICNPRGYPDEPYNGFNNKLLIKISA, from the coding sequence ATGATAATACAGATTGCAAGTGATTTGCATAATGAATTTGGAATTCTTGATTTGGATTTTGAAAGCATTGATTTATTGATCTTGGCTGGCGATATTCATGTTGGAGAAAGAGGGTTATTGTGGATTAAAGAACAAGTCAAGAAAGTACCTGTTTTATACGTACTTGGAAATCATGAATATTACAGAAACTCATACCCTAAATTGCTGAAGAAACTTAAGGAAGGTTCGAGAGAATCAAATATTCACATTTTAGAAAAAGACAGTATAACTATAGATGGAATTACATTTCATGGAACAACATTATGGACAAATTTTGAATTGTTTGGTAATCCAAGAATTGCAGGAATTGAAGCGCAACAAAAAATGAATGATTACAAATTAATTAGAATTGATCCCTCTTATTCCAAATTAAGGTCAATAGACACACATCTTTTCCATTATGAATCACTCGAATGGCTAAGAAATAGCCTTGAAAAAAGCAAAACCTCTAAAAATGTTATCATAACTCATCATGGTCCAAGTATATTGTCCTTATTGCCTGAATATAGAGAAGAATTAATTTCAGCTGCATTTGTATCAAATCTTGAAGACTTTATTAAAGAGATGAAACCTGAATTATGGATTCACGGACATATACATAATTGCTTAGATTATACAATTGAAAACACAAGAGTAATATGTAACCCTAGAGGTTATCCAGACGAACCTTATAATGGATTTAATAATAAATTACTAATAAAAATTAGTGCATAA